One Desulfobulbus propionicus DSM 2032 DNA segment encodes these proteins:
- the fabL gene encoding enoyl-[acyl-carrier-protein] reductase FabL, whose translation MIDLQGKVALVTGGSRGIGKSLAQRLAARGAEVVINYVRHRTNANEVVAEIEKSGGRCVALRANLADEDDIAAMFAEIRSRYSRLDIIVSNAASGVLKPVAELRGRHWDWAVNINARALMLITQQALPMMTAGGRIIAISSIGAVRAVSNYTVVGASKGALESLVRHLAVELGPLGITVNTVSAGVVETDALKKFPNREEIIATAMARTPLGRLTLPEDVANLTLFLCSDMASMIHGQTLVVDGGYAIHG comes from the coding sequence ATGATTGATTTACAAGGAAAAGTGGCTCTGGTGACCGGCGGCTCGCGCGGGATCGGCAAATCTTTGGCGCAGCGGCTGGCCGCTCGGGGTGCCGAGGTGGTGATCAACTATGTCCGCCACCGGACCAATGCCAATGAGGTGGTGGCAGAGATCGAAAAGAGTGGTGGCCGGTGCGTGGCGCTCCGGGCCAATCTGGCCGACGAGGACGATATTGCCGCCATGTTTGCGGAGATCCGCAGCCGGTATTCCCGCCTGGATATCATCGTGTCCAATGCCGCCTCCGGTGTGCTCAAGCCGGTGGCCGAGTTGCGGGGGCGCCATTGGGATTGGGCGGTCAATATCAATGCCCGCGCCCTGATGCTGATCACCCAACAGGCCTTGCCGATGATGACCGCTGGCGGCCGGATCATCGCCATCTCGTCGATCGGCGCGGTCCGCGCCGTGTCCAACTATACCGTGGTGGGCGCCTCCAAGGGGGCTTTGGAATCACTGGTCCGCCATTTGGCAGTGGAACTCGGCCCCCTGGGAATCACCGTCAATACGGTCAGCGCCGGAGTCGTGGAGACCGATGCGTTGAAGAAATTCCCCAATCGGGAAGAGATCATCGCCACGGCCATGGCCCGCACGCCGCTGGGCCGCCTGACCCTGCCCGAGGATGTGGCGAACCTGACCCTGTTTTTGTGCAGCGACATGGCCAGCATGATTCATGGCCAAACCCTGGTGGTCGATGGCGGCTACGCCATTCATGGGTGA
- the metK gene encoding methionine adenosyltransferase — translation MSTHLFTSESVSEGHPDKVADQISDAILDAILTQDKHARVACETLVTTGMALIAGEITTAAWVDMPQIVRETIREIGYNSSDMGFDWQSCAVLTSIDKQSADIAQGVNEGTGLDLDQGAGDQGLMFGYACDETNVLMPMPITYAHYLTKRQAEVRKSGRLPWLRPDAKSQVTIQYVDNIPQRIEAVVLSTQHSPDISYDNLKEAVMEEIIKPVLPAQMIDAQTKFFINPTGRFVIGGPVGDCGVTGRKIIVDSYGGRGSHGGGAFSGKDPSKVDRSSSYMGRYVAKNIVAAGLATEVEVQVAYAIGISKPVSINVKTFGTGKISEDRLIEVVGKVFDLRPKAIIQQLDLLRPIYHKTAAYGHFGRELPEFTWERTDKVDALRDAAGL, via the coding sequence ATGTCCACACATCTTTTTACCTCGGAATCCGTTTCCGAAGGCCATCCCGACAAGGTGGCCGATCAGATTTCCGACGCCATCCTTGACGCCATCCTCACTCAGGACAAACACGCCCGCGTGGCCTGCGAGACGCTGGTGACCACCGGCATGGCCCTGATCGCCGGCGAGATCACCACCGCCGCCTGGGTCGACATGCCCCAGATCGTCCGCGAAACCATCCGCGAGATCGGCTACAATTCCTCGGACATGGGCTTTGATTGGCAGTCGTGCGCGGTGCTGACCTCCATTGACAAGCAATCCGCGGATATTGCCCAGGGCGTCAACGAAGGCACGGGACTCGACCTTGATCAAGGCGCCGGCGACCAGGGATTGATGTTCGGCTATGCCTGCGATGAGACCAACGTGCTCATGCCCATGCCCATTACCTATGCCCACTATCTGACCAAACGCCAGGCCGAGGTGCGCAAATCCGGCCGCCTGCCGTGGCTGCGCCCGGATGCCAAGAGTCAGGTGACCATTCAGTATGTCGACAACATCCCCCAGCGGATCGAGGCGGTGGTGCTCTCCACCCAGCATAGCCCGGACATCAGCTATGACAATCTCAAGGAGGCGGTGATGGAGGAGATCATCAAGCCGGTATTGCCGGCCCAGATGATCGATGCCCAGACTAAATTTTTCATCAACCCCACCGGCCGCTTTGTCATCGGTGGTCCGGTTGGCGACTGCGGAGTCACCGGCCGCAAGATTATCGTCGATTCCTACGGCGGCCGCGGATCGCACGGCGGCGGTGCCTTTTCCGGCAAGGATCCGTCCAAGGTCGACCGGTCCTCCTCCTACATGGGCCGCTATGTGGCCAAGAACATCGTGGCCGCCGGCCTGGCCACCGAAGTCGAGGTCCAGGTGGCTTATGCCATCGGTATTTCCAAGCCGGTCTCGATCAATGTCAAGACCTTTGGTACCGGCAAAATTTCCGAGGATCGGCTGATCGAGGTGGTGGGCAAGGTGTTTGACCTGCGCCCCAAGGCCATCATTCAGCAGTTGGATCTGCTGCGGCCGATTTACCATAAAACAGCGGCCTACGGTCATTTTGGCCGAGAGTTGCCGGAATTTACCTGGGAACGGACCGACAAGGTCGATGCCCTGCGCGACGCGGCCGGGTTGTAA
- the ahcY gene encoding adenosylhomocysteinase, which translates to MTDYKVADMNLAEWGRKEIAIAETEMPGLMALREEFGASKPLAGARIAGCLHMTIQTAVLMETLVHLGAELRWSSCNIFSTQDHAAAAMAAAGIPTFAWKGETEEEFWWCIDRTIFGPDNWRPNMLLDDGGDLTLVMHQKYPELMQAVRGISEETTTGVHRLYEMTKQGTLLAPAFNVNDSVTKSKFDNLYGCRESLIDGVKRGTDVMIAGKIAVVVGYGDVGKGCAQALRGMGATVLITEIDPICALQAAMEGYRVVTMEEAAPLGNIFVTCTGNLRVITRAHMEAMPDQAIVCNIGHFDSEIDIASIRSLPWENIKPQVDHVIFPDGKRLILLAEGRLVNLGCATGHPSFVMSNSFTNQVLAQMELWQHPGKYEKKVYFLPKQLDEKVARLHLAKIGVKLTQLTQEQADYIGVDINGPFKPEHYRY; encoded by the coding sequence ATGACGGATTATAAAGTAGCGGATATGAACCTGGCCGAGTGGGGCCGCAAAGAGATCGCCATTGCCGAGACCGAAATGCCCGGCCTGATGGCCCTGCGCGAGGAATTCGGGGCCAGCAAGCCGCTGGCCGGGGCGCGCATTGCCGGTTGCCTGCACATGACCATTCAGACGGCGGTGCTGATGGAAACGCTGGTCCATCTGGGGGCCGAGCTGCGCTGGTCCTCGTGCAACATCTTTTCCACCCAGGACCATGCGGCCGCGGCCATGGCCGCCGCCGGTATTCCCACCTTCGCCTGGAAGGGCGAGACCGAGGAAGAGTTCTGGTGGTGCATCGACCGGACCATCTTTGGCCCGGACAACTGGCGGCCCAACATGCTGCTGGATGACGGCGGCGACCTGACCCTGGTGATGCACCAGAAGTATCCGGAACTGATGCAAGCGGTGCGCGGCATCTCCGAGGAGACCACCACCGGCGTCCACCGTCTCTACGAGATGACCAAGCAGGGCACCCTGCTGGCCCCGGCCTTCAATGTCAACGATTCGGTGACCAAGTCGAAGTTCGACAACCTCTACGGCTGCCGCGAATCGCTGATCGACGGGGTCAAACGGGGCACCGACGTGATGATTGCCGGCAAGATCGCGGTGGTCGTCGGCTACGGCGACGTCGGCAAGGGTTGTGCCCAGGCCCTGCGCGGCATGGGAGCCACGGTGCTGATCACCGAGATCGATCCCATCTGCGCCCTGCAGGCGGCCATGGAAGGATACCGGGTGGTGACCATGGAGGAAGCCGCGCCCCTGGGCAACATTTTTGTCACCTGCACCGGCAACCTGCGGGTGATCACTCGCGCCCACATGGAGGCCATGCCGGATCAGGCCATTGTCTGCAACATCGGCCATTTCGACTCGGAGATCGATATCGCCTCCATCCGCAGCCTGCCTTGGGAGAATATCAAGCCCCAGGTCGACCATGTGATCTTCCCCGACGGCAAGCGGCTGATCCTGCTGGCCGAGGGGCGGCTGGTCAATCTGGGCTGCGCCACCGGTCATCCCAGTTTCGTGATGAGCAACTCCTTCACCAACCAGGTGCTGGCCCAGATGGAACTCTGGCAGCATCCGGGTAAGTACGAGAAGAAGGTGTATTTCCTGCCCAAGCAGCTCGACGAGAAGGTGGCCCGGCTGCATTTGGCCAAGATAGGGGTCAAGTTGACTCAGTTGACCCAGGAGCAGGCCGACTACATCGGCGTGGACATCAATGGGCCGTTCAAGCCGGAGCATTACCGGTATTGA